The DNA region GCGCGGCGCTCCAGCCACTGCTGGATGCACTGGGTACCGATGGCAACATGGCGGGCCGCACAATGGCGTGCCTGGTCGGCGTCGCCTGCCTCGAGCGCGGCTTGCAGGTCCTGAAGATTCGCAAGGTCGCGAAACTCGGGGTCGAGGACGGGGGCGAGCAGGGCCTGTAAGGGCAAGTAACTGGCCCGTAACGAGTTCCAGGCGAGGCGATAGACCAGCTCCGAACTGGCCAGAACCAATTGATCCCAGTAATCGTGTGCAGCTAACAGGCGTGCCTTGCTATGCGGAGCCTCCTGCAGGGCAACTAATTGTTGTCGAAGCTGAGCCAATTGGCGTCCCTGCCGACGTTGCGCGGCTAGGCCCGCAATGGTGGGGGCCATATCTTCGCGCAGCCGCATGATGCCAAGTGCCAATGCGGCTTGTTCTTGGGAGGGCTGCAATTGCAGCAGCGCAGGGAGTTGCTCTAAGCCGCTTTGGTCTTGCCATGCCGCGATGCGCGTGGAGTCGCCATGCCGAATTCTGATCAAACCGGCTTGTTGCAGGCGCTGTAAGCCTTCGCGCAGAGCGCCGCGATTCACACCCAGGCTTTGGGCCAAATTCCGCTCCGCGGGTAGCGCGCTTTGTGCGGCTAAGTCTCCTCGAAGAATGCGGTCACGCAGTGTTTCAAAGACTTGTTGGCCTAGAGACGCAGCTCGCATGGGTTCGAACATGGTGGTCGCTGGAGTAAAAGGTCAACTGATCATACCAGTTGTTATAAAGAAGTTAACAACTCCCTGTACAACTTTTGTATCCCGAAATATCGGCGTTTGGGTTGGAGTTGAAGCCTTAGATCGCGCGTCTTCCGAACTTGGTACAAAAAAAATTGATTGAATTGCTTGGTAATTTCGTCGCTTAAGGCCTAGACCCGCGCCCGGCGGTCCTGGACTATAGATCCCGAATCGCAGCTCCCCCGGGCTGTGATCTCTTCAATCGTTGAAAAACCAGGCGGACACTCGCGTGCAGGCGAGTTTCCATAAGCGTGCAAACCCGGCCTTGAGCCGGGTTTGCTTTTTCTGGCTCTTTTTCAAAGTGAGCCTGTTTTACAACATGCTGTTGGTTGCAGCCGAATGCTCACAGCCTGATCTAGAGCGACTCACTGTCAGTGCGGCTGAGGCTGTGGCTAAAGCGCAAGGGCAATGCTTCGGGCAGTGCGGCGTTGAGCCTGAGGGCCTCGGCTTCCATTGGTGCGT from Oceanococcus sp. HetDA_MAG_MS8 includes:
- a CDS encoding FadR family transcriptional regulator → MRAASLGQQVFETLRDRILRGDLAAQSALPAERNLAQSLGVNRGALREGLQRLQQAGLIRIRHGDSTRIAAWQDQSGLEQLPALLQLQPSQEQAALALGIMRLREDMAPTIAGLAAQRRQGRQLAQLRQQLVALQEAPHSKARLLAAHDYWDQLVLASSELVYRLAWNSLRASYLPLQALLAPVLDPEFRDLANLQDLQAALEAGDADQARHCAARHVAIGTQCIQQWLERRAQE